Proteins encoded by one window of Engraulis encrasicolus isolate BLACKSEA-1 chromosome 21, IST_EnEncr_1.0, whole genome shotgun sequence:
- the sftpba gene encoding prosaposin, with the protein MSTFLKLLLLICLHNAGGIVAAEDLDTVPEELPAVTIDTCKTCSEIIDLVKDLLSDTRVQGMITHDLDLVCEKLGSPVPVKACKDAVEKNLPVAFTLFSNVVDAGKVCDWLGLCAVEGDHRLQQVMTKLLTALESSDLQVGFSLQCKFCVYLLQFLENILPVEKTETAVAHALERVCGLLPSAYRQQCEDFIEAYSKKLIEMLLDKSSPQTICTLLLICRGMEEAPAIGSHMSGYACAVTSYKCRNLLTAIECGAVEFCQRRVWM; encoded by the exons ATGTCGACCTTTCTCAAGCTGCTCCTTCTCATATGCCTCCACAATGCAG GTGGAATTGTGGCTGCAGAGGATTTGGACACTGTGCCAGAGGAGCTACCAGCAGTG ACTATTGACACCTGCAAGACATGCTCTGAGATCATTGACCTTGTGAAGGATCTGCTTTCAGACACCAGAGTTCAG GGGATGATAACACATGACCTGGATCTTGTCTGTGAGAAGCTGGGCAGCCCTGTACCAGTGAAGGCCTGCAAGGACGCGGTGGAGAAAAACCTGCCCGTCGCATTCACCCTCTTCAGCAATGTTGTG GATGCAGGTAAGGTTTGCGATTGGCTGGGACTATGTGCTGTCGAGGGAGACCACAGGCTACAGCAGGTGATGACAAAGCTCCTAACTGCACTGGAATCTTCAGACCTCCAA GTGGGGTTTAGTCTTCAGTGTAAGTTCTGTGTCTACCTGCTTCAGTTTTTGGAGAACATCCTGCCAGTAGAGAAGACTGAG ACTGCTGTTGCCCATGCGCTGGAGCGAGTGTGCGGCCTCCTTCCTTCAGCTTACCGGCAACAGTGTGAGGACTTCATCGAGGCGTACAGCAAGAAGCTGATTGAGATGCTGCTGGACAAGTCCTCTCCACAGACCATCTGCACCCTGCTCCTCATCTGCAGGGGCATGGAGGAGGCCCCAGCTATCG GTTCCCATATGAGTGGCTATGCTTGCGCCGTGACCAGCTACAAGTGCCGTAACCTTCTCACTGCAATAGAGTGTGGG GCAGTTGAATTCTGTCAGAGACGTGTCTGGATGTAA